The genomic segment TTCATTATTCTTCCAATTCTCCACAGCAGCGGCTTGACGCTCTATAGCGCGACGGGCTGGACGCTGTGGAGTTAAACCAATACGGTGCAATAAACGGCTAACCGCAGAACGGCTCATCTGAATTGAAAATTCATTCTCAATTAATGCCTTTATGATTTCAGTTGTCCATAAAACGGTTTCAAATTTAAAATCCAATGGGGTAAACACACACAACCAAAGTGCAAGAACTTTCTTTTGTTGTTCATTAAGAAAAGATTGTCTTCCAGGAACAGGTTTTGACCTTAAGGCATCCATCCCTTTTTTCTGTGCGCGCTGATTCCATTCGTATACTCTCGAAATATGCACACCAAATATTTCAGCTACCTCTTTTATTGGTATTCCCTTGCGTATTGCTTTTACAGCCTGTATTCTGATGTATTCTAAAGTAGAGTGATCGAGAGTTCGACCATCAAAATCTTTTTTCATGATAAAAACCTCTTAATTATATGCAAAAAAATATGGTTTAGTAATTTTTCCTCTAACCAATGCACAGATTAGTATATTGGTGATCGCAGTGAACAATCAGCTCGTGCGTTATGGAATTCGTTACTTTCATTTTATCGACAATGCGTAGTGAGTTATACTGATTTCTGAAAAGCGTACGCAGCAATATTTCCTACAACTCGTCATCGCGCGGTGGGTAAAGATAGCGGACAAACTAATCGTATTGAACGATTCAATTGTATACTCGGTCAAAGAATTTCGAGATTGGTAAGAAAATCTTTATCATTTTCTAAAAAACTTGCCAATCATATTGGAGCAATTTGGTATTTTATCCATCACTATAATGCCTCGCTTCCGATTAACCAAAATGGATAATAATCATCGAATCCTATAAAGTTAGGGCACTACTCGAATTTTAATTAATCAGCCTTTGCATCAAATAGTTACAACTTGGCGGTTCTTCATGACCACCAACTGGCCAGATTGGCGAAGGTATTGTTCTAAGGAAAATTATTATAGAAAACAGTGCAGAGAGCCGCTGGTTTTAGCGGGCAGAATGAATCGCGTTCAAATCATTTTTTGATTTTCGCCATGCGCTGCATTCATGCTAAAATTTTAGTGCTCTTTAAACAAGTTAAGGTATGCGGTTGCCAGGGGAAGTCTCGGGCGTAAAACCTTGTGCGTGCTTAAAAAGCTATGGCAACCTTGAATTAAATGGTTCCGGTGCATCACCGTCGGCGGCCAAGTATCTACGGACGGTAAAACTACCCGAACGTATAGAGCCAGTCACACTAGGCCAAAGTTGCTTGATATGACTCCTGAATCGGGTGCGTCTTTCAAGGTTGGGGAATTTCTCTCCCGGCATTCTGGTTCTCGCGGTGTTATCAAAAATTTCAACAATTTATTCGTAGGAGTGTCAAGAGCGCTGTTTCTCGATAATGTTCTCCTCAGGAACTCAACCGTGACCAAATATCGCCTTTTATACCAGACTCATTTTTTTGCGGCTACACTATTTTTCTTTTTGATATCAGTTAATTTTTCAGAAGTTTTCGCCGCTAAACCCAACCACGCGACCCCGGCGACCGCCAAGGAATCCGCAACTCCCGCCGGATCTGCGGCTTCCACCGCCAAGGCTGGTGCCACAGCACCAATCAAAGGAACGGTCATTCCAGCTCCTCCGCAAGTAGCGGCGGGTGCATGGACGCTGATGGATGCCGATACGGGTCGGGTATTCGCCGAAAATAATGCCGATACTCGCGTGGAGCCGGCGAGTCTAACTAAAATCATGACTGCCTATGTTGTCTTCAATGCCATTCATTCAGGAGAAAAAAGTCTTACTGATTCAGTCCGCATCAGTGAGCACGCCTGGAAGACAGGTGGTTCTCGTACCTACCTTGACCTGGGTAGTCAGGTGCCACTCGAAACAGTATTACTGGGAATGATTGTTCAGTCGGGTAATGACGCTAGTGTCGCGCTGGCGGAACACATTGCAGGTACCGAACAAGCCTTTAGCGACCTCATGAACCATCATGCTGAACAGATCGGCATGGTGAATTCCCATTTCGAAAACGCCACCGGCTTACCCGGCCAGCAACATTATTCTAGTGCCCATGATTTAGCACTTCTTTCAAAATCCTTGATTCAGCGATTTCCCGAAGAATATAAAATATTTTCAGTAAAAGAATTTACTTATAACGGAATTGTGCAACACAATCGTGACGTGCTCCTTCGGCGCGATGAATCCGTCGATGGAATTAAAACGGGTTTTACCGATCGCGCTGGTTACTGTCTGGTATCCTCGGCCAAACGCGAAGAAATGCGTCTCATCTCGGTGGTAATGAATACCAAATCTCCCGCAGCGCGTGCTCGAGAGGCTCAGGCATTACTTGATTACGGGTTTCGTTTTTGGGAAACACATCGCGTCCATGTCGGGCGACAACCGATGGCTACTACTCGCGTTTGGAAAGGTGCGCAACGGGAATTGGCGGTGGGTACCGCTCAGGATATTCACGTTACTGTTCCTCGGGGATCATATAAAACAGTAACCACGAATTTTGAAATACAGAATCATATCGTTGCTCCCGTGAACAAAAATCAGACCGTCGGAACAATGCATGTAACCCTGCCTGACGGAAAGGTCGAGGATTATCCCTTGGTAGCCATCGAAGAAATTGCCTTGGGCAGTTGGTGGCGACGCCTAGTGGACATGATTTTGATGTGGTTCAATATGGATTCATTTGGCCTTGGCAAAGGCTAAATTTCAAAAATTAATTACAAAATTTGGTCTCCATATCTAGAGGGGATAATCTGGTTATCCCTTACGAGACACTGAACCACTTAATTATTTCATCATTTTGGTATATCACAATGGCTGACCGCCGACTTCAAGTGTTCCATACTGTTGCACGCTTACTGAGTTTTACTAAGGCTGCCGATGCCTTACATATGACGCAACCTGCGGTTACCTTTCAAGTACGACAGCTTGAGGAATATTTTAATATCCGTCTTTTTGATCGCACTCATAACCGAATTACTTTAACTCCTGCTGGAGAACGAGTCTATACTTATGCTGATAAAATTTTTGAACTTTATCGAGAGATGGAAAATAGCGTGCGCGAGCTTACTGGCGAAATTAGCGGAGTGCTCGCTATCGGAGCTAGTACCACGGTCGCGGAATATATGTTACCCACATTACTCGGTGATTTTAAACTCAAGTATCCCAATGTTACTGTGCGGCTGAAAGTTTCCAATACCGAAGGTATTGTTTCCATGGTCGAAAATAATGTCATTGATCTAGGGGTAGTGGAAGCAATTGTGCCGAATCGGAATTTGGCGGTGGAATTGTGTGGTCGTGATGAATTAGTTGTCATTATGCCTCCTACTCACGCACTAGCACAGCGAGCCAAGGTTAGCATTATGGAATTACAGGATCATTCTTATATTTGTCGTGAAGAAGGATCGGGAACCTTGGATACTATAATGGAATATTTGGGAAAATTGGGAATGAATCTATCCGATTTACGAATCGTCATGGAGCTAGGTAGTCATGAATCCATAAAAGGAACCGTAGAGGCAGGCATGGGAATTTCCATTGTCTCTAAGACTACGATTCAGAAAGAGTTACGCCTTGGCAGTCTAGTCGCCATTCCACTTGATCCTCCCTTGAGTCGACCATTTTCCTTCGTTCATCAACGTCTAAAGTTTCGGATGCGGGCAGTAGATGAATTGCTGGAATTTGCCCGCCGTTATTGTCATGGTCATTTTATTCAATTTACCGTGCCCGTTTAATGTCAATCACCACGACCTTATAAAGGCGTGGCTTGTGAAAACAAGTCCGAGGTTGACCAGCCTTAATTCGAGAAATCGAACTACGTTGCAACGAAGTAAAAGCTTGTCCTGCGCGCAGTCGCAGGAACTCACCTTGGGGGCGCTTCCTCTGCCTGTCGGCAGACAGGCAACTCCAGAGCTTCTGAAAGCGGCGGATGCAAACACGGTACGGGTAACTACGAAACGGTTTGTCGCAAAGTTCTCAAGAACTAAAGCTGCGTTGCAACATTAGCTAGGGGAGCCACACCGCAAGGTGTGTGTCACTAGGCCCGTAAGGGCTGACAGCCGGGAAAGACCGGCGTTTTTACCGAACGGTTGAAAAACCGTCTCCTTTTCTCCCCGCCCTCAAAGGCGAGGTTTCTCGGAGACACTGATGAAACGGCAGTGTAGTTTTCTCAATTCTGTATGATTTCTACCAAGAAAAAATTATCGCGGGTATTCGATGATTTGGACGACCATCAACAAGAAATGTTGCTGGACTTCGCCGAATTTCTCCAGGCTCGGACTGGTAAAATACACACCATTCCAAAAATTCCACTTTCTATTCCTCGGCCGCCGACAGAAAGCGTGATTGCGGCGATCAAACGATTGGCTACCACCTATCCCATGCTTGAACAAGCACGTCTTTTCAATGAAACCTCGATGTTAATGACTACCCATATCATGGAAGGACGTTCCTCTAAAGAAGTTATCGATGATTTGGAAATTTTGTTTAAGCATCACTTTGAAAAATGGCGTAATGAGATGGAAGTAAATAAGGCATCAGAAAAATGATCGACGTTTTGCGTGGCTGGTTCCAGCGCTATTTTTCCGATCCTCAAGCAGTAGTCCTGACAGCATTGCTGCTGATTGGTTTTGCTGTTGTATTAAATTTGGGAAAAATTCTTGCACCGGTTCTTGCTTCCATCATATTTGCTTATCTTCTGGAAGGAATGATACGGCCTTTGGAATTTATTCGGGTTCCGCGCTGGGTTGCAGTTTTAGTAGTTTTTACGCTCTTTATGATGAGTCTGTTTTTCTTGCTTTTTAGATTATTGCCACTTTTTTCTCGTCAACTTTCTCAACTCGCCCAACAGATTCCCGATATGGTCGCACGGGGCCAGCAAATTTTATTGCTATTGCCAGAAAAATATCCTGATATCATTAATCAAAGTCAGGTCAAATCCATAATGGACAATATGCGCACGTTTTTTGGAGAATTCGGTCAAGGAATCCTTTCGCTATCTTTAGCCTCGCTTCAGGGACTTGTAATTATTGTACTTTATTTATTCATGGTTCCGTTCATGGTCTTTTTTTTCCTCAAGGACAAGGAACTCATTCTTGGCTATATTGTTAACCATCTTCCTAAGGAACGGCGATTAGCTACGAAAGTCTGGAACGAAATGAATGAGCAAATTGGGAACTATGTACGCGGTAAACTGCTAGAGGTTCTTATTATTTGGTTAGCTACCTACATCGCTTTCGCTACACTAGATTTAAATTACGCACCTTTACTGTCGTTCTTGGTGGGACTCTCGGCAATTATTCCCTATGTAGGGGTAGTTGTGGTAACGGTTCCGATAGCTTTCATTGGATATTTTCAATGGGGCTGGGGGAGCGATTTTCTTTGGCTAATGGTGATATACAGCATCATTCAGGTAATTGATGGAAATATTATCGTACCACTCATGTTTTCAGAGGCGGTCAATCTTCATCCTGTCGCTATCATGATTGCAGTACTATTTTTTGGCGGGATTTGGGGTTTTTGGGGAGTTTTTTTTGCCATTCCCCTTGCAACCCTCGTCCAGGTAGTAATTACTTTCTGGCCGAGAACGCCAGTAACGACGGAGTTAGATTCTAGTATTCTATAAAATACTCTATAGTGTTCAATTATCTCCTAATGGTGCTGGAGTTACTGGATCTGGTATTTGAATACCGCAGCCGGGACTAGCTTGTGGAGGTGGACTATTACGCAAGAACGGCACGCGCACCGCTCCGTCGCAGAAGGATTCGACTTGTTGGCCACGGGAAGATACCCAGGTATATTCAACATTGGGAGGAGGAGCAGGCTGCAACGGAAGTGGCTGAAGAGCGACCATTAAATCCATCCACACCAGCATTGCTCCCTGTGCGCCACTCAAGCCCGCCGGTTGATTATCGTCACGCCCAAGCCATGCCACCGCTACGCGATCACCGGAAAATCCCGAAAACCAGGAATCACGCAACTCGTCGGTGGTTCCCGTCTTGCCCGCCAGATTTAAATTAGCCGGCAGTTTGGACAACAGTGGACGGCCAGTCCCAGCGTGTACCACTTCCTGCAGGGCATTAATCAGTAAGAAAACCGCGCCGGGATCCACCGCCGGTCGCACTTCCAACGGATAATGCTGCAAGGGAATGCCTTTGGCGGTGAGTACCGCACGAATTGCTCGCAACGGCATCTGAAATCCTTCCGCGCCAATGCTTTGATAAATCGTAGCAACTTCCAGTGGTGTAAGCGACACGCCCCCTAAAAGCAGCGAAGGATAAGGATCGAGAGATCGCTCCAGACCCAGTTTATTGAGCATGGCGAGTACTTCCTTGACTCCCACCGCCAATCCCAATCGCACGGTGGCCAGATTATAAGAATGGGCCAAGGCACTACGCAGAGAAACCGTCCCATGAGCACGGTGGTCATAATTCTTAGGTTCCCAGGGCTTTCCACCGCGCGTGGGCACGGAGATCGAGGTATCTTCCAGGGGTGTAAGGAGATGATAGGGGCGGCCACGCGCCAAGGCTGTGAGGTAAACCACTGGTTTTATTGTGGACCCTACCTGGCGCAAGGCGTCCAACGCCCGATTGAAACCGGCGAAATGGGCTTCTCGACCGCCCACCACCGCTTGTACCTCGCCGCTGTCGCGACTGGTGACAATAATTGCTCCCTCCAGCTTACCCGGCGGGAGATGTTTTTGACGTTCCAGGACGCGCGCCCGGCCATCAAGGGCAGCATCTGCGGCTTGCTGTACGAAAGGATTCAAGGTTGTGAAAATTTGCAATCCCTCGGAACGCAAATCTTCCTCACGGTAATCACGAGCGAGTTGGCGACGAACCAAATCGAGAAATGCGGGATAGGGTGAAGCTCCACGTCGGGGGTGGTCGGTTACCTCTAAAGGAGCGTTTTGATAACGCCGCAGATCTTCTTCGCTCATGCCCCCGGATTCGGCAAATTTAGTCAAAACCAGGTCACGGCGTTCCTTGGCACGCGTCGGATGCTTGCGTGGGTCGTAATAGGATGCGCCGCGTGCCAATCCCGCCAGCAAGGCAAGCTGCGGAGTCGCTAATTCTTCCAGAGGACGGCCAAAATAAAACCAGCTTGCCAGACCAAAGCCGTGAATCGCCCGCGCCCCATCCTGTCCCAAATAGATCTCGTTGAGATAGGCTTCCAGAATTTCATCCTTGCTGTAATGTAGATCCAATTCCAGCGACATTACCGCTTCTTTGATTTTGCGCGCCAGACTGCGTTCTTTGTGGAGATAAAAATTCTTGACAAGCTGCTGAGTTAGTGTTGAGCCTCCTTGAACTGTCGCGCCCGCACGAAGATTGGAAATAAATGCACGAACAATAGCGATGGGATCGATTCCATAGTGTTCATAGAAATGACGATCTTCAATGGCGATTAATAATTTGGTCAGCAGGGATGGGACTTCGGAAAGTCGTACCAGGATGCGATCCTCGGCCTTGGTCGGATAGATACCGCCAATCACCAGTGGATCAAGGCGTATTACCCCCGCCGGACTGTCTAATTTTTGGATGCTATTGCCAACGAAACTCATCCGCACCGCTTGCGATGCCTCATCGCCATCCCAAAAAGTGAAGGCGCGGGTTACAAGCTGGGCATCATTGCCGGTGATTGCATAGCTGCCAGGTTCCACTGGTTCCTTGACCGACCGGTAACCCAGGGCATCGAGTTCCATTTGAAGTTGTGCTGGGGTAAGGCTCAACCCTTGATACAGCTCCAGGGGACGGGCATAAACGCGCGCGGGTAGCTCCCAGCGTTTACCGTCGAATTGCTCTCTGACTTGATGATCCAGGATTAATGCCTGGCTTATCGGAAAAAGGACTAACAGGCCAAATAAAAGTCCGATGGCCAAACGGGTGAGGATATATATCATAATTTTTCGGTAAACTGCGTGATTCTGCGCCGATCACGTTTCGTTGGACGGCCTTCACCAATCTCGCGTCGGGGAGCGATGCGGCGCAATTCCACCTCCCGCTCACGCCTGATTATGCTTTCTGGAGTTTCTTCATAAAGAGTCACCGCTTCGGTAGCAGGACGACGGGCATCGGAGAGGCGACGCACAATGACCGTGCGTTCCACATGAGCGCGCACATTGATTTCCATCCCAATTTTCATTTCCTTGGCAGGTTTGGCGCGTTGTCCATTCACCCGTACCTTTCCTCCTTCAATGGCATCCACCGCTAGACCACGAGTCTTGAAAAAACGCGCGGCCCATAACCATTTATCCAGACGTACTCGATCAACGGAAAAAATCTCGGTCATAATAAATTTTAATCACCAAAAGACTCAGAATAATAAAATGCCGATTTTTCGCCACCAGGTGCATGTATAGAGGAATTGGTCAGGAATGAGATTAAAACCAGACTTACAAAACAAATACCACTCATAATTTTTTGGGGGATTGACGCTTTGCTCGTTGCGAGCAGGACAGGAAAAAATTGATATGCATTAATTGGTCGGGGCGAGAGGATTTGAACCTCCGACCACCTGAACCCCATTCAGGTGCGCTACCAGGCTGCGCTACGCCCCGTTTCATCAGAGTCTCCGAAAATCTCGCACATTAGGGCGGAGAGGCAAAGAGACGATTTTGCAACTGTTGGTAAAATGCCGATCTTTCCCTGAAGTCAGCCCTTACTCGGCCCAATGGAGAGGTGATTGACGGAATAGGTCAGTATATACGGGAAATCCTGCTAGTTACAAGCTATGGATGGGGATACTACACCGCAGCTTGCTACAAAGTAATTGATTCGTAGCCAAAATTTTTTAATGCCTGTTCGTCATCCGACCAACCAGTGCGGATTCGTACCCAGGTCTCCAGAAAGACCTTACGTTCAAAACAGCGTTCCATGTCTTCGCGGGCTTCCTGACCAACCTGTTTCAGTAGGGTACCATTCTTGCCGATGACAATCCCCTTCTGACCAGGACGTTCAACCCAGATGATTATGCCGACTCGCATCAATCCATCTTTCTCCACGAAGGATTCCACTTCGCAGGTGATCGCATAAGGCAATTCCGCGCCTAGGTGACGAATCAATTTTTCGCGTACTAATTCTGCGGCAATAAAACGCAAACTACGATCGGTTACTTGATCTACGGAAAATTGAGCATGTCCCTCTGGTAATAAGGGAACAACAACTTGCTCCAAGAGATTAATATTGTCGCCACGCAAAGCGGATAACGGCACCAGTTGAAAAAAATCGCGTTTTGTTGAAAGCTGTTGGAGATAGGGAAGCAGCAGTGACTTGTCGTGAACCAAATCGCTCTTGTTGATGGCCAGAATGACGGGTACTCGTACCGAATTAAGGATTCCCAGCACCAAATCGTCTTCCTCAACCCATTTCGTGCCGGCGACAACCATGACCACCACATCGACCCCTCCTAAGGCAGCATGAGCAGTACGGTTGAGATAGCGACTCATGGCATATTTACCCTCTCGATGCATTCCGGGAGTATCGACATAAATTGCTTGGAATTCAGTGCGTGTGCAAACGCCCAAAATTCGATGACGAGTAGTTTGAGGGCGACGAGCAGTAATCGATATCTTTTGGCCCACCAGGCGATTAACGATGGTCGATTTGCCTACGTTGGGCCGTCCAACGACGGCCACAAAACCACAGCGATAATTCACAGGAAGATCCATAACGTTTGCCAGGAGAATTTATAAATCTTTGACGAGAAAACTTTGCAAAATTACCCTTGCAGGTCACCCCACAAGCCATCTCGATCCCGATGGGTCAAAGGGTGATTGACTACGAAGATTAAATTTTTTAATTATCCCCCCCCAAATTTCATATCCTCAAAGAAGCGTTTAACTCCATCAAACCAGGAATTGGCGCGTGGGTTGTGCTTCTCATCGCTGTTGCGCAGACTGTTGTCGAATGCCTGAAGGAGATCCTTCTGTTTTCCGGTCAAATTGATGGGAGTTTCGATAACTACCCTACAAAGCAAATCACCCGGTGGCCCACCATGAACCGAACGAACACCCTTACCACGCAAACGGAAGACCTTGCCACTTTGGGTTTCAGGCGGAACCTTGAGCTTGACCCTACCATCTAGGGTCGGCACGTCTAGTTCTCCCCCTAGCGTGGCAACCACAAAACTGATTGGAACTTCACAATGGAGGTCATTTTCCTCGCGGGAAAAAATAGGATGCTCCTTGACCTGAACCTGCACATATAGGTCACCCGATGAACCACCATGTTCTCCAGACTCTCCCTCTCCTGCCAGACGAATCCGGTCGCCAGTATCTACGCCAGAAGGCACCTTGACTGAAAGGGTTTTTTGATCCTGAACCCGCCCGCGGCCACTACACGTTGGGCATGGATCGAGAATCACCTGGCCACGTCCATGACAACGTGGACAAGTTTGCTGTACCGAGAAAAATCCCTGCTGCATCCGAACTACGCCCCGACCATTGCAGGTGGTGCAGGAGGTAGGCGAAGTACCACGTTTAGCACCTGAGCCACCACATGCCTCGCAACCAAGCATGGTAGGTACTCGAATCTTGACTGTGGTTCCGAAGACCGCCTCTTCTAGGGAAAGATCCAGGGTATAACGCAGATCAGCACCCCGGTAGGCACGAGGGCCTCCGGCTGTTCCTCCACCACCCGCACGATTTCCTCCGAAAATATCTCCGAAGACATCGCCAAAAATCTCGGAGAAATTCGCTCCGCTATAACCCGATCCCGAGCCTGATGCAGCCGAGGAATCCACTCCAGCGTGACCAAATTGATCATAGGCCGCCCGTTTGCGTGGGTCGGTAAGGATCTCGTAAGCCTCTTTGCATTCCTTGAATTTCTCTTCGGTATCCTTGTCTCCCGGGTTACGGTCGGGGTGATATTTCATAGCGAGACGCCGATAGGCCTTTTTCAGGTCGGCCTCAGCGGCATTTTTCGCTACTCCCAGGATTTCGTAATAATCTCGCTTAGCCATTGCTTGGTCGCCGGGCGGCATCGCCCATGATTTTGTTTTATTGCCAGCCCGCACCTCCCGTGCGGGAGGCGTACCTCGCGCCGAGAGGGCGCATAAACGTTCGATGGTTACTTTTTAACGCGAGTTACTTCCTCGAATTCAGCATCCACCACGTCACCATGCACTTTATCTCCACCTTTGC from the Gammaproteobacteria bacterium genome contains:
- a CDS encoding serine-type D-Ala-D-Ala carboxypeptidase (penicillin-binding protein 5/6), with protein sequence MTPESGASFKVGEFLSRHSGSRGVIKNFNNLFVGVSRALFLDNVLLRNSTVTKYRLLYQTHFFAATLFFFLISVNFSEVFAAKPNHATPATAKESATPAGSAASTAKAGATAPIKGTVIPAPPQVAAGAWTLMDADTGRVFAENNADTRVEPASLTKIMTAYVVFNAIHSGEKSLTDSVRISEHAWKTGGSRTYLDLGSQVPLETVLLGMIVQSGNDASVALAEHIAGTEQAFSDLMNHHAEQIGMVNSHFENATGLPGQQHYSSAHDLALLSKSLIQRFPEEYKIFSVKEFTYNGIVQHNRDVLLRRDESVDGIKTGFTDRAGYCLVSSAKREEMRLISVVMNTKSPAARAREAQALLDYGFRFWETHRVHVGRQPMATTRVWKGAQRELAVGTAQDIHVTVPRGSYKTVTTNFEIQNHIVAPVNKNQTVGTMHVTLPDGKVEDYPLVAIEEIALGSWWRRLVDMILMWFNMDSFGLGKG
- a CDS encoding LysR family transcriptional regulator, transcriptional activator of the cysJI operon; this translates as MADRRLQVFHTVARLLSFTKAADALHMTQPAVTFQVRQLEEYFNIRLFDRTHNRITLTPAGERVYTYADKIFELYREMENSVRELTGEISGVLAIGASTTVAEYMLPTLLGDFKLKYPNVTVRLKVSNTEGIVSMVENNVIDLGVVEAIVPNRNLAVELCGRDELVVIMPPTHALAQRAKVSIMELQDHSYICREEGSGTLDTIMEYLGKLGMNLSDLRIVMELGSHESIKGTVEAGMGISIVSKTTIQKELRLGSLVAIPLDPPLSRPFSFVHQRLKFRMRAVDELLEFARRYCHGHFIQFTVPV
- a CDS encoding conserved hypothetical protein (Evidence 4 : Unknown function but conserved in other organisms): MISTKKKLSRVFDDLDDHQQEMLLDFAEFLQARTGKIHTIPKIPLSIPRPPTESVIAAIKRLATTYPMLEQARLFNETSMLMTTHIMEGRSSKEVIDDLEILFKHHFEKWRNEMEVNKASEK
- the perM gene encoding putative permease PerM homolog (Evidence 3 : Putative function from multiple computational evidences), whose translation is MIDVLRGWFQRYFSDPQAVVLTALLLIGFAVVLNLGKILAPVLASIIFAYLLEGMIRPLEFIRVPRWVAVLVVFTLFMMSLFFLLFRLLPLFSRQLSQLAQQIPDMVARGQQILLLLPEKYPDIINQSQVKSIMDNMRTFFGEFGQGILSLSLASLQGLVIIVLYLFMVPFMVFFFLKDKELILGYIVNHLPKERRLATKVWNEMNEQIGNYVRGKLLEVLIIWLATYIAFATLDLNYAPLLSFLVGLSAIIPYVGVVVVTVPIAFIGYFQWGWGSDFLWLMVIYSIIQVIDGNIIVPLMFSEAVNLHPVAIMIAVLFFGGIWGFWGVFFAIPLATLVQVVITFWPRTPVTTELDSSIL
- the mrcB gene encoding peptidoglycan glycosyltransferase/peptidoglycan DD-transpeptidase MrcB, producing MIYILTRLAIGLLFGLLVLFPISQALILDHQVREQFDGKRWELPARVYARPLELYQGLSLTPAQLQMELDALGYRSVKEPVEPGSYAITGNDAQLVTRAFTFWDGDEASQAVRMSFVGNSIQKLDSPAGVIRLDPLVIGGIYPTKAEDRILVRLSEVPSLLTKLLIAIEDRHFYEHYGIDPIAIVRAFISNLRAGATVQGGSTLTQQLVKNFYLHKERSLARKIKEAVMSLELDLHYSKDEILEAYLNEIYLGQDGARAIHGFGLASWFYFGRPLEELATPQLALLAGLARGASYYDPRKHPTRAKERRDLVLTKFAESGGMSEEDLRRYQNAPLEVTDHPRRGASPYPAFLDLVRRQLARDYREEDLRSEGLQIFTTLNPFVQQAADAALDGRARVLERQKHLPPGKLEGAIIVTSRDSGEVQAVVGGREAHFAGFNRALDALRQVGSTIKPVVYLTALARGRPYHLLTPLEDTSISVPTRGGKPWEPKNYDHRAHGTVSLRSALAHSYNLATVRLGLAVGVKEVLAMLNKLGLERSLDPYPSLLLGGVSLTPLEVATIYQSIGAEGFQMPLRAIRAVLTAKGIPLQHYPLEVRPAVDPGAVFLLINALQEVVHAGTGRPLLSKLPANLNLAGKTGTTDELRDSWFSGFSGDRVAVAWLGRDDNQPAGLSGAQGAMLVWMDLMVALQPLPLQPAPPPNVEYTWVSSRGQQVESFCDGAVRVPFLRNSPPPQASPGCGIQIPDPVTPAPLGDN
- the hslR gene encoding heat shock protein Hsp15; its protein translation is MTEIFSVDRVRLDKWLWAARFFKTRGLAVDAIEGGKVRVNGQRAKPAKEMKIGMEINVRAHVERTVIVRRLSDARRPATEAVTLYEETPESIIRREREVELRRIAPRREIGEGRPTKRDRRRITQFTEKL
- the era gene encoding 30S ribosomal subunit maturation GTPase Era, translating into MDLPVNYRCGFVAVVGRPNVGKSTIVNRLVGQKISITARRPQTTRHRILGVCTRTEFQAIYVDTPGMHREGKYAMSRYLNRTAHAALGGVDVVVMVVAGTKWVEEDDLVLGILNSVRVPVILAINKSDLVHDKSLLLPYLQQLSTKRDFFQLVPLSALRGDNINLLEQVVVPLLPEGHAQFSVDQVTDRSLRFIAAELVREKLIRHLGAELPYAITCEVESFVEKDGLMRVGIIIWVERPGQKGIVIGKNGTLLKQVGQEAREDMERCFERKVFLETWVRIRTGWSDDEQALKNFGYESITL
- the dnaJ gene encoding chaperone protein DnaJ — its product is MPPGDQAMAKRDYYEILGVAKNAAEADLKKAYRRLAMKYHPDRNPGDKDTEEKFKECKEAYEILTDPRKRAAYDQFGHAGVDSSAASGSGSGYSGANFSEIFGDVFGDIFGGNRAGGGGTAGGPRAYRGADLRYTLDLSLEEAVFGTTVKIRVPTMLGCEACGGSGAKRGTSPTSCTTCNGRGVVRMQQGFFSVQQTCPRCHGRGQVILDPCPTCSGRGRVQDQKTLSVKVPSGVDTGDRIRLAGEGESGEHGGSSGDLYVQVQVKEHPIFSREENDLHCEVPISFVVATLGGELDVPTLDGRVKLKVPPETQSGKVFRLRGKGVRSVHGGPPGDLLCRVVIETPINLTGKQKDLLQAFDNSLRNSDEKHNPRANSWFDGVKRFFEDMKFGGG